Proteins encoded within one genomic window of Tidjanibacter massiliensis:
- a CDS encoding Ppx/GppA phosphatase family protein yields the protein MEKTNYAAIDIGSNAVRLLIKSVDMEEGTASFVKEQLLRVPLRLGEDTFSVGTISKEKGKRLLRLMKSYRQLMKIYGVKRYRACATSAVRDAANGPELIREISRKTGIKIEVIGGEEEARLIYDNHIEEMLDRRYDYLYVDVGGGSTEISLISGGVLQSSRSYDIGTVRLLEGRVKEESVASLRNDMRELGAGHPGLRIIGSGGNINKLYRLAAAGCKNGMELPVSELSVINGVLKSMSSEERVRVFRMRPDRADVITFAADIFLEIAGQCGASVILVPTIGLADGIIDSLYAEDTERAGRR from the coding sequence ATGGAAAAGACGAATTATGCGGCGATAGACATCGGGTCCAATGCCGTCAGGCTGCTTATAAAAAGCGTGGATATGGAGGAGGGGACAGCCTCTTTCGTAAAGGAACAGCTTCTCAGGGTGCCGCTGAGGCTCGGAGAGGATACCTTTTCGGTCGGGACAATCTCCAAGGAGAAGGGAAAGCGGTTGCTGCGCCTGATGAAGTCGTACCGGCAACTGATGAAGATATACGGCGTGAAACGTTACCGGGCGTGCGCTACCTCGGCTGTCCGCGATGCGGCCAACGGGCCGGAGCTTATCCGGGAGATAAGCCGCAAGACGGGAATAAAGATAGAAGTAATCGGCGGAGAAGAGGAGGCCCGTCTGATATATGACAACCATATTGAGGAGATGCTCGACAGGAGGTACGATTACCTGTACGTGGATGTGGGCGGCGGAAGTACCGAGATAAGTCTCATCAGCGGCGGGGTGTTGCAGAGCTCCCGGTCGTACGACATCGGGACGGTGCGCCTGCTCGAAGGGCGCGTGAAGGAGGAGTCCGTGGCCTCCCTGCGGAACGACATGCGGGAACTCGGAGCAGGGCATCCCGGTTTGCGTATCATCGGCTCGGGCGGCAATATCAACAAACTCTACCGCCTGGCCGCTGCCGGATGCAAGAACGGCATGGAACTTCCGGTGAGCGAACTCTCCGTTATCAACGGCGTACTCAAGTCGATGTCTTCCGAGGAGCGTGTGCGTGTCTTCAGGATGCGTCCCGACCGGGCCGACGTCATCACCTTCGCAGCGGATATCTTTCTGGAGATAGCCGGGCAGTGCGGCGCCTCGGTCATCCTCGTGCCGACCATAGGACTGGCCGACGGCATCATCGACAGCCTTTATGCCGAGGATACGGAGCGGGCAGGCAGGCGTTGA
- a CDS encoding RNA degradosome polyphosphate kinase produces the protein MEKDYVERDVSWMYFNRRILLEAEKEEVPLLERLGFLGIYSNNLDEFFRVRVATLNRIIEYEDKGIKREQQTAVDTYREITRLNAQYSVRFEEIFARLKEELGQHGIWLLDETQLNEVQRQYICSLYDTRLNGSTNPLFVSCFRQLDDQPDDAIYLAVRLRAEEGKVADEYALIELPVQEFGRFVRLPDDGERKCLMFLDDAVRLCLPFIFEGLPYTEFEAYTFKFTKDAEMELDSDMRNGVLQKISKGVKSRKKGEPIRLVYDSAMPRRMLRSIAKMLHIDKWDTQVAGGRYHNMKDLMRFPDCGRSDLRYPALEPVLKPEFTAHGSMLDAIRARDRFLHYPYHGFSSFLRVLREAAISPDVTAIRMTMYRLARNSKVVKTLICAARNGKKVTVVIELLARFDEESNINWSKQMQDAGINVVFGMEGLKVHSKLVHISSRKGDVACISTGNFHEGNAAQYTDVTLFTARKRVVQEVGTVFGFIQKPYVPIRFKELLVSPNDMRRRLLARIDKEIRNAAAGKPAYIMGKLNHITDRALVQKLYEASAAGVRIDLLVRGNCSLVTGIPGRSDNIRINGIIDRYLEHSRILIFANGGKEAYYIGSADWMPRNFDNRIEVMAPVHDTEIRRELKRIITYGLRDTFQGHTVDGTGRNLPWTLPEGCGEALRSQSALYAYYREQAEQAALRGSLARRRRPGPDAGEEKKILISE, from the coding sequence ATGGAGAAAGATTATGTGGAGAGGGATGTCAGTTGGATGTATTTCAACAGGCGTATCTTGCTGGAGGCTGAGAAAGAGGAGGTACCGCTGCTGGAACGGCTCGGTTTTCTCGGCATCTATTCCAACAACCTCGACGAGTTTTTCCGTGTCCGGGTGGCGACGCTCAACCGTATCATCGAGTATGAGGACAAAGGCATCAAGCGGGAGCAGCAGACCGCTGTCGATACGTACAGGGAGATAACGAGGCTCAATGCCCAGTACTCCGTGCGGTTCGAGGAGATTTTCGCCCGTCTGAAGGAGGAGCTCGGACAGCACGGTATCTGGCTGCTGGACGAGACGCAGTTGAACGAAGTGCAGCGCCAGTATATCTGTTCCCTCTACGATACCCGGCTCAACGGTTCTACGAATCCGTTGTTCGTCTCCTGTTTCCGTCAGCTCGACGACCAGCCCGACGATGCGATATACCTCGCCGTCCGGCTCCGTGCGGAAGAGGGCAAGGTTGCGGATGAGTATGCGCTTATCGAGCTGCCCGTACAGGAGTTCGGGCGTTTCGTGCGCCTGCCCGACGACGGGGAGAGAAAGTGCCTGATGTTCCTCGACGATGCGGTGCGTCTCTGCCTGCCTTTCATCTTCGAGGGGCTGCCCTATACGGAGTTCGAGGCCTATACCTTCAAGTTCACCAAGGATGCCGAGATGGAGCTCGACAGCGACATGCGCAACGGGGTGCTTCAAAAGATATCCAAGGGGGTGAAGAGCCGGAAGAAGGGCGAACCCATCCGGCTTGTCTATGATTCGGCCATGCCCCGCCGCATGCTCCGCAGCATCGCCAAGATGTTGCACATAGATAAATGGGATACGCAGGTGGCCGGCGGGCGTTACCACAACATGAAAGACCTCATGCGTTTCCCGGACTGCGGCCGCAGTGACCTGCGTTATCCGGCACTCGAACCCGTGCTGAAACCCGAATTTACGGCGCATGGCAGCATGCTTGATGCGATACGCGCCCGCGACCGGTTTCTGCACTATCCCTATCACGGCTTTTCGTCGTTCCTGAGGGTACTGCGCGAAGCGGCCATCTCTCCCGACGTTACCGCCATACGCATGACGATGTATCGGCTGGCCCGCAATTCGAAGGTGGTGAAGACGCTGATTTGCGCCGCTCGCAACGGCAAGAAGGTAACCGTCGTCATCGAACTGCTGGCCCGTTTCGATGAGGAGTCGAACATCAACTGGTCGAAACAGATGCAGGATGCGGGCATCAACGTGGTGTTCGGTATGGAGGGGCTGAAGGTGCACTCCAAACTCGTGCATATCAGCAGCCGCAAGGGGGACGTCGCCTGCATCAGTACGGGCAACTTCCACGAAGGCAACGCGGCGCAGTACACCGACGTGACGCTCTTTACCGCCCGCAAGAGGGTGGTGCAGGAGGTCGGCACCGTCTTTGGTTTCATCCAGAAACCTTATGTTCCCATCCGGTTCAAGGAACTGCTCGTATCGCCCAACGACATGCGCCGCCGGTTGCTCGCCCGTATCGACAAGGAGATACGCAATGCCGCTGCAGGCAAACCGGCGTATATTATGGGTAAGCTCAACCACATCACCGACCGTGCTCTGGTGCAGAAGCTTTACGAGGCTTCGGCCGCCGGCGTCAGGATAGATCTCCTCGTGCGGGGCAACTGTTCGCTCGTGACGGGTATTCCCGGCAGGAGCGACAACATCCGGATTAACGGCATCATCGACCGGTACCTGGAGCACTCCCGCATCCTCATCTTCGCCAACGGGGGCAAGGAGGCCTACTATATCGGCTCGGCGGACTGGATGCCGCGCAATTTCGATAACCGCATCGAAGTGATGGCTCCGGTACACGATACCGAGATACGCCGGGAACTGAAACGGATAATCACGTATGGACTGCGCGATACGTTCCAGGGACATACCGTAGACGGTACCGGCAGGAATCTGCCCTGGACCTTGCCGGAGGGTTGCGGCGAGGCGCTGCGTTCCCAGTCTGCCCTGTATGCGTATTATCGGGAGCAGGCGGAGCAGGCCGCCCTGCGCGGAAGCCTTGCCCGGCGCCGTCGGCCCGGCCCGGATGCGGGAGAGGAGAAGAAGATTTTGATATCGGAATAA
- a CDS encoding Hsp20/alpha crystallin family protein, whose product MMPVRRTQGWLPGILDDFFGNEWVDKTSSTAPAVNVIETDKEYKVEIAAPGLTRDDFKIDINEDNELTVSMEKKVEKNEESEKEGKKHTYLRREFSYSSFRQRMILPDNVNVDNIDAKMENGVLTIDIPKKTEEEKRKNMRQIDIK is encoded by the coding sequence ATGATGCCAGTTAGAAGAACGCAGGGATGGTTACCGGGGATTCTGGATGATTTCTTCGGGAACGAATGGGTGGACAAGACCAGCTCGACGGCTCCTGCCGTGAACGTGATAGAGACCGACAAGGAGTACAAGGTCGAAATAGCTGCGCCGGGTTTGACCCGCGACGATTTCAAAATAGATATCAACGAAGATAACGAGCTCACCGTTTCGATGGAGAAGAAGGTCGAGAAGAACGAAGAGTCGGAAAAAGAGGGCAAGAAACATACCTATCTCCGCCGCGAGTTCTCGTACAGCAGTTTCCGTCAACGCATGATACTGCCCGACAATGTGAATGTGGACAACATCGACGCGAAGATGGAGAACGGCGTTCTGACTATCGATATTCCCAAGAAGACCGAGGAGGAGAAACGTAAAAACATGCGCCAGATTGATATTAAATAG
- a CDS encoding succinate dehydrogenase/fumarate reductase iron-sulfur subunit codes for MNFKLKIWRQADAKAKGGFETYEVNDISEDTSFLEMLDILNNNLIHEGKEPVAFDHDCREGICGMCSLHINGEAHGPDTEVTTCQLHMRKFHDGDTITIEPWRSAAFPVIKDLVVERSAFDKIMQAGGFISVNTGGVPDANTIPVPRDDAEESMDAAACIGCGACVATCKNGSAMLFVAARVSSLAKLPQGKVETLRRAKAMIAKMDELGFGGCTNTRACEAECPKSISISHIARLNRKFLTAKFKD; via the coding sequence ATGAATTTCAAACTTAAGATATGGCGTCAGGCGGACGCCAAGGCAAAAGGCGGGTTCGAGACGTACGAGGTGAACGATATCTCCGAAGACACGTCGTTCCTCGAAATGCTCGATATCTTGAACAACAACCTGATACACGAGGGCAAAGAACCGGTGGCGTTCGACCACGACTGCCGTGAGGGTATCTGCGGCATGTGTTCGCTGCATATCAACGGCGAGGCGCACGGTCCGGATACCGAAGTGACCACCTGCCAGCTCCACATGCGCAAGTTCCATGACGGCGATACGATTACCATCGAACCGTGGCGTTCGGCCGCTTTCCCGGTCATCAAGGACCTCGTCGTGGAGCGAAGCGCGTTCGATAAAATCATGCAGGCCGGCGGATTCATATCGGTCAATACGGGCGGCGTTCCCGATGCCAATACCATCCCCGTACCGCGTGACGATGCCGAGGAGAGCATGGACGCTGCCGCTTGCATCGGTTGCGGTGCCTGCGTGGCTACCTGCAAAAACGGTTCGGCCATGCTGTTCGTAGCGGCCCGCGTTTCGTCGCTGGCCAAGCTGCCGCAGGGCAAGGTCGAAACTCTGCGTCGAGCCAAGGCCATGATTGCCAAGATGGACGAACTCGGGTTCGGCGGCTGTACGAATACGCGTGCCTGCGAAGCGGAGTGTCCGAAGAGCATCTCCATCTCGCATATCGCACGTCTGAACCGCAAATTCCTGACGGCCAAGTTCAAAGACTGA